The genome window ATCATGTATCCATTTAATTTTAAAAGCTCCATCGTGCGTAATCGTTGGTATATGGCCGCCTTCTCTGACGAGATCACACGTGAACCAATGGAACGAACCCTGTTAAATAAACCTGTGGTCATGTATCGGAAAGAAAATGGGGATCCCGTAGCAATGTATGGCTTATGCCCTCACCGTTACTTACCTCTAGTACAGGGCCGTGTAGAGGGTGATTCAATCGTATGTGGCTATCACGGTTTCAAATTTGCCGACAACGGCGACTGCATCGACATTCCATCTCAAGACAAGGTGACCGGTAAAATTTGTCAGCCTGTTTACAAATTAGTAGAGCGCGGGCCTATCTGCTGGATTTGGATGGGAGATGACGATAAATGTGACTTAGATTTAATCCCGCCTTATGAAGATTTTGGCTTAGACCAACCCGGCTGGGACTTCCATTCGCCCAACTATTTTCACTTAGAAGGTAGATCACAGCTTTTAGTCGATAACTTAATGGATCTCACCCATTTACCTTACGTGCATCATCACATTGATGGTAAAGACGCGATGGCTAAAATTCCTTTGGTCACTGAAGAACATGAAAAAAGTTACCGCGTTTTACGCAATGGTAAAGCCCCCTGGAACGACTACTTCAAGATGGTATTTGGGCCAAAAGCAGAATTTGAAGGGCTGTGCGATTTTCAAATTAGAAGCGATTTTTACGGTCCCGAATTTATTTCTACCAGCCTTCCGATTATAACCGCCATTCCAGGACGAGATGACGTACCTAAAGAGCTAGGCACGTTAATGATTCTCCATGGAATAACACCAGAAACAGAAACAACGACACATTACTTTGGATTTTCTACCCGTAATTTCAGACTTTCTGATGAGGCACTTGATAACTTCCAACTGGCGGCCGATAAAAAAATCCGAGGCCAAGATGTAGTCGCCATCAACGCAGTTGAAGAAAGACTTGAGTTTGCTGTGCAGCAACAAAGAGAGTTATTAGTGGCAGCGGACAAACCCGCTGTGCAGGTCCGCAGAAGAGTTGAAGCAATGCTCTCTGCAGAGAACCCGACACAATAAAGTACCAGTACACTTTCTGTAACGAATAACACATCGGTTAGCTAGCCCTTAGAGGCTGGTTAACCGTTGCTGCACTTTATGTATCCTTTTTTACCTGTGTACTCT of Neptunomonas phycophila contains these proteins:
- a CDS encoding aromatic ring-hydroxylating dioxygenase subunit alpha — protein: MYPFNFKSSIVRNRWYMAAFSDEITREPMERTLLNKPVVMYRKENGDPVAMYGLCPHRYLPLVQGRVEGDSIVCGYHGFKFADNGDCIDIPSQDKVTGKICQPVYKLVERGPICWIWMGDDDKCDLDLIPPYEDFGLDQPGWDFHSPNYFHLEGRSQLLVDNLMDLTHLPYVHHHIDGKDAMAKIPLVTEEHEKSYRVLRNGKAPWNDYFKMVFGPKAEFEGLCDFQIRSDFYGPEFISTSLPIITAIPGRDDVPKELGTLMILHGITPETETTTHYFGFSTRNFRLSDEALDNFQLAADKKIRGQDVVAINAVEERLEFAVQQQRELLVAADKPAVQVRRRVEAMLSAENPTQ